The genome window GAAAACCATGTAATTAGTTGCCCACAGGCATTTTAGGGCACAATGCCGCGCATATTGAATGGCAGAGCTGACCTCACGCTCCTTTGCCATAATGTTCAAACGCGTGATTGAAATTTTAAACAACAGGTTCTGCATCATGTCGGCTACTCCCATTACCGTAAAACTCAACGAGGCCAACGACTTCCTCAAGGACAATCCGGATATCCAGTTCGTCGATCTTCTTATCGCGGACATGAACGGGGTTGTCCGCGGCAAGCGGATCGAGCGCGCCAGCCTGCACAAGGTGTATGCCAAAGGCATCAACCTGCCGGCCTCCATCTTTGCCCTCGACATCAACGGCTCAACCGTGGAAAGCACCGGCCTGGGGCTGGACATTGGTGATGCAGACCGCGTCTGCCTGCCGATCCCCGGCACGCTGTGCAACGAGCCGTGGCAGAAGCGCCCGACGGCACAACTGCTGATGACCATGCACGAACTCGATGGCAAGCCTTTCTTTGCCGATCCACGGGAAGTGTTGCGCCAGATCATCAGCAAGTTCGATGATCTCGGACTGACCATCTGTGCCGCCTTTGAGCTGGAGTTCTACCTGATCGACCAGGAGAACGTAAACGGCCGACCACAACCACCACGTTCACCGCTGTCGGGGAAACGGCCGATATCGACCCAGGTGTATCTGATCGACGATCTGGATGAATATGCCGACTGCCTGCAGGACATCCTCGAAGCCGCCAAGGAGCAGGACCTGCCCGCCGACGCCATCGTCAAGGAAAGCGCCCCGGCCCAGTTCGAAGTCAATCTGCACCACGTGCAGGATGCCCTCAAGGCCTGTGACTATGCCCTGCTGCTCAAGCGCCTGATCAAGAACGTTGCCTATGACCATGAAATGGACAGTACCTTCATGGCCAAGCCTTATCCGAAACAGGCCGGCAACGGTTTGCATGTACATATTTCCCTGCTCGACAAGAAAACCGGCAAGAACATCTTCACCAGTGACGACCCGGAGAATCATCCGGTCTTGCGTCACGCCATCGGCGGCATCCTTGAAACCATGCCCGCCTCCATGGCTTTCCTCTGCCCCAACGTCAACTCCTACCGCCGCTTTGGTGCGCAGTTCTATGTGCCCAACGCGCCAAGCTGGGCGCTGGACAATCGCACCGTTGCGGTGCGCGTGCCCAACGATAGCCCCGATGCGATGCGTATCGAGCACCGGGTTGCCGGTGCGGATGCCAACCCTTACCTGATGATGTCGTCGATACTCGCCGGCATTCACCACGGCCTGACCAACAAGATCGAACCGGGTGAGCCCATCGAAGGCAACTCCTACGAGCAGCTGGAACAGAGTCTGCCAAACAACCTGCGCGACGCTTTGCGTGAACTGGACGAAAGCGATGTGATGAACAAGTACATCAGTCCGGACTACATCGACATTTTTGTCGCCTGCAAGGAAGCAGAGCTCGAAGAGTTCGAAACCACCATTTCGGATCTGGAATACAACTGGTATCTGCATACCGTCTGATATTTCAACCGCAAGCTACTAGCGGCTGGCCCTTGCTGTGGATATTCTTGGCTGGCCGCTACGTTCTTCAAAATCCCTTGTTATCAGGCAGCTTTGGGCCGCAACAGTGGCTGACCGAAACGGCGTCCAGCGATCTACTAGAATAGGGAAGCCGCACTATGCGCCGACTGATTGCCTGCCTGCTGATAACCCTGCTGCCAAGTCTTGCCAGCGCTGAACAAACGGTACTCACCGTACTGAACTGGAACGACTATATCGACCCGCAGGTGCTGGTCGATTTTGAAAAAGAAACCGGCATCAAGATTGATTACAAGACTTACGGCTCTGCGGCCGAAATGAAAGAAATGATCGACAGCGTGACCGCTGCCGACATCGTGGTACCCACCAACCCGGACCTGCCGGGCCTGATCAAGGAAGACAAGCTGCTCCTGCTGGATCAGAGCAAGCTGCCCAACAGCAAGAATATCGATCAGTCC of Pseudomonas pohangensis contains these proteins:
- a CDS encoding glutamine synthetase family protein, with product MSATPITVKLNEANDFLKDNPDIQFVDLLIADMNGVVRGKRIERASLHKVYAKGINLPASIFALDINGSTVESTGLGLDIGDADRVCLPIPGTLCNEPWQKRPTAQLLMTMHELDGKPFFADPREVLRQIISKFDDLGLTICAAFELEFYLIDQENVNGRPQPPRSPLSGKRPISTQVYLIDDLDEYADCLQDILEAAKEQDLPADAIVKESAPAQFEVNLHHVQDALKACDYALLLKRLIKNVAYDHEMDSTFMAKPYPKQAGNGLHVHISLLDKKTGKNIFTSDDPENHPVLRHAIGGILETMPASMAFLCPNVNSYRRFGAQFYVPNAPSWALDNRTVAVRVPNDSPDAMRIEHRVAGADANPYLMMSSILAGIHHGLTNKIEPGEPIEGNSYEQLEQSLPNNLRDALRELDESDVMNKYISPDYIDIFVACKEAELEEFETTISDLEYNWYLHTV